CTGGCCCAGGCCATGGTGCGCGAGGGTCTGCGCAACGTCGCCGCCGGCGCGAACCCGATGGCGCTCAAGCGCGGCATCGAAGCGGCTGTCGCGGCTGTGTCCGAGCAGCTGCTGTCGCACGCCAAGGAGATCGAGACCAAGGAGCAGATCGCTGCCACCGCGTCCATCTCCGCCGCGGACCCCCAGATCGGTGAGCTCATCGCCGAGGCCATGGACAAGGTCGGCAAGGAAGGCGTCATCACCGTCGAGGAGAGCAACACCTTCGGTCTGGAGCTTGAGCTCACCGAGGGTATGCGCTTCGACAAGGGCTACATCTCCGGCTACTTCGTGACCGACACCGAGCGCATGGAGACGGTGCTCGACGACCCGTACATCCTGGTCGTCAACTCCAAGATCTCCTCGATCAAGGACCTGCTGCCGCTGCTGGAGAAGGTCATGCAGTCCGGCAAGCCGCTGATGATCATCGCCGAGGACGTCGACGGCGAAGCACTGTCGACCCTGGTCGTCAACAAGATCCGCGGCACCTTCAAGTCCGTTGCCGTCAAGGCTCCGGGCTTCGGTGACCGTCGCAAGGCCATGCTCGGTGACATCGCCATCCTCACCGGTGGTCAGGTCATCTCAGAGGAGGTCGGCCTCAAGCTCGAGACCGCCGAACTCGACCTGCTCGGCCGCGCTCGCAAGGTCGTCGTCACCAAGGACGAGACGACCATCGTCGAGGGTGCCGGCGACGCCGACCAGATCGCCGGTCGCGTCAAGCAGATCCGCGCCGAGATCGAAAACAGCGACTCCGACTACGACCGCGAGAAGTTGCAGGAACGCCTGGCCAAGCTCGCCGGTGGCGTCGCCGTCATCAAGGCGGGTGCCGCGACCGAGGTCGAGCTCAAGGAGCGCAAGCACCGCATCGAGGACGCCGTCCGCAACGCGAAGGCTGCCGTCGAGGAGGGCATCGTCGCCGGTGGTGGCGTGGCG
This is a stretch of genomic DNA from Yimella lutea. It encodes these proteins:
- the groL gene encoding chaperonin GroEL (60 kDa chaperone family; promotes refolding of misfolded polypeptides especially under stressful conditions; forms two stacked rings of heptamers to form a barrel-shaped 14mer; ends can be capped by GroES; misfolded proteins enter the barrel where they are refolded when GroES binds) → MAKTIAFDEEARRGLERGMNTLADAVRVTLGPKGRNVVLEKKWGAPTITNDGVSIAKEIELEDPYEKIGAELVKEVAKKTDDVAGDGTTTATVLAQAMVREGLRNVAAGANPMALKRGIEAAVAAVSEQLLSHAKEIETKEQIAATASISAADPQIGELIAEAMDKVGKEGVITVEESNTFGLELELTEGMRFDKGYISGYFVTDTERMETVLDDPYILVVNSKISSIKDLLPLLEKVMQSGKPLMIIAEDVDGEALSTLVVNKIRGTFKSVAVKAPGFGDRRKAMLGDIAILTGGQVISEEVGLKLETAELDLLGRARKVVVTKDETTIVEGAGDADQIAGRVKQIRAEIENSDSDYDREKLQERLAKLAGGVAVIKAGAATEVELKERKHRIEDAVRNAKAAVEEGIVAGGGVALIQASKDAFGSLSLEGDEATGANIVRVAAEAPLKQIALNAGLEPGVVVEKVRNLTPGEGLNAATGEYVDMVKAGIIDPAKVTRSALQNAASIAALFLTTEVVIADKPEKAAPAMPGGDDMGGMGF